In the Rhododendron vialii isolate Sample 1 chromosome 2a, ASM3025357v1 genome, GAACGCTTCGGacgaaacttgccacggggaTCGAATACTGGCACCCGAATCTCCTTGGTAACCATGTCTCCCTCAACCAAGTCCCTAgacttcaccttcttgttgaaagcCCGTGCGATCTTTCGCTAATACCCTTGAACATGGTATAAGGCATGGAGTCTCCTCTCAtaaaaaagcatgagttcaacaaacctcccgctgagccattcagattccgtgAGTCCGCACTTTGCCATGATTCTCAATGACGGCACCTCAAGCTCAATAGggagtactgcctccatcccgcAAACTAAAGAATAAGGTGTCGCTCCTGTCGATGTTCGAATTGATGTTCGATACCCCTAAAGTGCTAGAGGTAGTTGTTCATGCCAGTCCCGAGCCGATTCAacagactttttgataatcatCTCAATGTTCTTGTTTGCCGCTTCGACAGCTCCATTCGTTTAAGGACGGTAAACAGTCGAATGATGGATCTGGATTTTGAACTCTTTAAACAATTccaaaaccctgcctttgaaatgagtcccattatctgaCACAAACGCTTGAGGTACACCatatcgatagatgatgttcttcctGATAAAATGGGCAACCTGAACTgctgttagggttttgtaggattcagcttccacccacttggtaaagtaatctatcgccaccaaaatgaacctgTGACCGTTCAAAGCAGACGGCTTGATCATGCCGATGACATCATTGCCCCACACGGAGCCCAAGGAGAAGTCATGCCaaagaggttagaagggggaacatgcattaggttggcatggatttggcacttatgacaacgccgtacataatccacacactgagactCCATCGTGGACCAGAAGTAACCTTTCCGTAGGATTTTTctagcaagcatgacaccactcatgtgaggacCGCAGACTCCCTCATGAACCTCCTCCATAATCCTTGCGGCCTCAAGgccattgacacagagcttgtgcatcccacaatgggatCTCTTGTATAACTTTCCTCCACAAAGGATGTATTGGGCAGCTATCCTTCGTAATGCGAGCTGATCCTTCTTAGAAGCTTCAGCCAAGTATTCcccactttcaacaaaattccatatgtcgtgATACCAGTGTAGGCCATCATttacatcatcaatggcgttgacatactgaTAGGTAGGACAATCCTGCTATTCAATGGAATAGGGCGGAGTTTGACACCTAAGGGAAGTTCAATCATGGAGGCCCAGGTTGCTAAGGCATTAgcaaattgattcttcaagcggAGAATATGAGTAAAAGTAACCTTATTAAAACGAGGAATAAGATCCTCCAAGTTCTGATGATAAAGTTTCAACTTCTCTTCACGAACTTTCCAGTCCCCGTTGGCTTGATATACGACAAGATTGGAATCACAAGTGACCTTGAGTTTTTCCACACTGAGAGTAAGAGCGGCCTCCATaccaacaatacaggcctcatactcagcttggttgtttgtgacatcgaaattgagcttgaatgcaagcggaatatgagagcCATCATGTGTAATCAACAGTACTCCGATCCCATATCCCTTCTGGTTGGTTGCTCCATCAAAGTAGAGTGTCCACACGTCTTCGACAACTATTAGCACTttctcatctgggaacacaaaatctgagtCTTCCGGTCCATcaacagggtgatcagccaaaaattccGTGACGGCTCGTCCCTTGACGAATGTCCTCGTAACATACTCAAGATCGAACTCTGCCAATAAGAGCAACCAACATGTTAACTTATCAGTAAGTGCTGACTTCttaaacagatacttgagaggatccattcgagaaatcaa is a window encoding:
- the LOC131317441 gene encoding uncharacterized protein LOC131317441 — its product is MVSQYPTWVANTVLIPKKNGQIRVCVDFRDLNRASPKDDFPLPHIDVFVDNIAGHAMLSFMDDDMIAKSKTREGHVLVLRKFFERLRKYRMRLNPQKYTFGVTTGKMLGFLITTRGIEVDPSKIEANPPVLMPPILGKPLILYLSVNPSSMGCKLAQEGDKGVEKAIYYLSKKMVGCEERYTAVEKTCWALVWASKKLRHCMLAYPMKLISRMDPLKYLFKKSALTDKLTCWLLLLAEFDLEYVTRTFVKGRAVTEFLADHPVDGPEDSDFVFPDEKVLIVVEDVWTLYFDGATNQKGYGIGAALTLSVEKLKVTCDSNLVVYQANGDWKVREEKLKLYHQNLEDLIPRFNKDCPTYQYVNAIDDVNDGLHWYHDIWNFVESGEYLAEASKKDQLALRRIAAQYILCGGKLYKRSHCGMHKLCVNGLEAARIMEEVHEGVCGPHMSGVMLARKILRKGYFWSTMESQCVDYRKIARAFNKKVKSRDLVEGDMVTKEIRVPVFDPRGKFRPKRSGPYIIKTILSGGAAQLINLDCRIRQLTCEAYHVVCHAGLLSVDGSMVVIKFGRWLAFYLRLASDIVDGRVCCRWLMMKLLVGQYVDSVLC